A single window of Montipora foliosa isolate CH-2021 unplaced genomic scaffold, ASM3666993v2 scaffold_459, whole genome shotgun sequence DNA harbors:
- the LOC137989433 gene encoding uncharacterized protein codes for MAGIEHGNVTNEEFMEEVARYECVYNRNSKDFKDKNKKANSWGKIGGKFNLSAAEAEVKFRNLRTAYGRYLKRLKTIPSGSGRDAVPREFQNLEWLNPHIAHRPSSTNLRSTSPGTVESSSLPASDNEDDFSAEVVDECGESTTVSPTNDSIETESPELEEVNESNRVNGETTGGCSNGKTPKSTRGMRACSRSNGNAGAEVDKAIMNTANSIADHLKQIGSKRKQTEEPEDEDSLFCRSLVPRLKRLPSQSRAFVRLQIEQLLYQTEFTGSRTQPNFPQNGYGHSTGYPYTHGVNREENPPTSRTYFQL; via the coding sequence ATGGCTGGTATTGAACATGGTAACGTTACTAACGAGGAATTTATGGAAGAAGTTGCGCGGTATGAGTGCGTTTACAACCGTAATAGTAAGGATTtcaaggacaaaaacaaaaaggctaACAGTTGGGGAAAAATCggcgggaaatttaatttaTCGGCGGCGGAGGCAGAGGTCAAATTCCGCAACTTAAGAACTGCGTATGGTCGTTATCTGAAGCGGTTGAAGACGATACCTTCTGGATCGGGGCGAGATGCAGTGCCAAGAGAATTTCAAAACCTGGAATGGCTCAATCCACATATCGCACACAGACCATCAAGCACAAATCTGAGATCAACGTCACCTGGAACAGTTGAGAGCTCTTCGTTGCCAGCGAGTGACAACGAGGATGACTTCAGCGCTGAGGTCGTGGATGAATGTGGCGAAAGTACAACCGTGAGCCCTACTAATGATTCCATAGAAACGGAAAGCCCTGAACTTGAGGAAGTTAATGAGAGTAACCGAGTCAACGGAGAAACAACTGGAGGGTGTTCCAATGGAAAGACCCCAAAATCAACACGAGGCATGCGAGCCTGCAGCCGCTCAAATGGGAATGCGGGAGCTGAGGTGGATAAAGCCATCATGAACACTGCAAATTCCATTGCAGATCACTTAAAGCAAATTGGATCTAAAAGAAAGCAGACTGAGGAACCGGAAGATGAAGACAGTCTGTTTTGTAGGAGTTTAGTTCCAAGGTTGAAGCGACTGCCCTCTCAAAGTAGGGCCTTTGTAAGGCTTCAAATTGAACAGCTGCTGTACCAAACTGAGTTTACGGGATCTCGAACACAGCCTAACTTTCCCCAGAATGGTTATGGACACTCTACTGGCTATCCATACACCCATGGCGTGAATCGTGAAGAAAATCCTCCAACTTCTAGAACATATTTTCAGTTATGA
- the LOC137989435 gene encoding uncharacterized protein — MTENSSFNCAFDGDVDSGSLCNIWSHINLHFQHCPEKGLECQIPGCKRIVKRKEMEKHLLDSAMSHLKMQSTEIQRLRREIHEKLVSSRDPQTVQIRILKEKRQEKELFVLQQATLKEGEMWGLNMRDIGN, encoded by the exons ATGACAGAGAATTCATCTTTTAACTGTGCGTTTGATGGAGATGTAGACAGCGGATCACTGTGTAATATTTG GAGCCACATAAATCTTCATTTCCAGCACTGCCCAGAAAAAGGCCTGGAATGCCAGATACCGGGCTGTAAGAGAATAGTAAAACGGAAGGAAATGGAAAAGCATCTACTCGATTCAGCAATGTCTCATCTAAAAATGCAGTCAACGGAAATTCAACGCCTGCGTCGTGAAATTCACGAAAAg TTGGTGTCCTCGCGTGATCCACAAACTGTGCAGATACG GATCCTTAAGGAGAAAAGACAAGAAAAGGAATTGTTTGTTCTTCAACAAGCAACACTCAAAGAAGGAGAGATGTGGGGATTAAACATGCGAGACATCGGCAATTGA